One Ardenticatenales bacterium DNA segment encodes these proteins:
- a CDS encoding glycogen debranching enzyme family protein: protein MLDYGREICGVLPSAERREWLVTNGIGGYAMGTIAGTLTRRYHGLLVAALKPPLGRTLMLAKLDETVTYQGQEHKIHNNRWASGEVEPNGHHYLESFHLEGTTPVWCYALADALLEKRIWMQPGTNTTYIRYTMARGLAPVKMYAKAFVNYRDYHATTIAADWATQIETLHESGMKITAFPGAAPLYLLCDAGKAWPETDWYWYEDFFLSVEEYRGFNDVTEDHLYPGTFEIELKPGDSATIIASTEPTPNPDGGAALIARQTYEAHLPRRAPALDAPRLRHLALAADQFIVRRATPADAEGRSIIAGYPWFSDWGRDTMIALPGLTLTTGRAADAAKILRTFARFVDRGMLPNRFPDAGETPEYNTVDATLWYFEAIRAYFAATNDLELVRELQPVLADIIAWHQRGTRYQIHVDEEDGLLFAGEKGVQLTWMDAKVDDWVVTPRIGKPVEVNALWYNALRVMGHLCRSLEMDTAPYDTLADRARAGFARFWNDRRGCCYDVLDGPAGHDDALRPNQLFAVSLPYTPLPPARQKAVVDVCAAHLLTSHGLRSLAPDDEAYVGHYGGDPYARDGAYHQGTVWSWLIGPFVSAHLRVYGNPRQALAYLRPLLHQLDDHGVGSVSEIFDGDPPFTPRGCPAQAWGVAELLRAWRQCQQAQSEEQYEQQ from the coding sequence ATGCTGGATTACGGACGCGAGATATGTGGTGTGCTGCCGTCGGCGGAGCGGCGGGAATGGCTGGTGACGAATGGGATTGGCGGGTATGCGATGGGCACGATTGCCGGCACGCTCACCCGCCGCTACCATGGTCTCCTCGTTGCCGCCCTGAAACCTCCGCTGGGGCGCACCCTCATGCTCGCCAAACTGGATGAAACCGTTACCTACCAGGGCCAGGAACACAAAATACACAATAACCGCTGGGCCAGCGGCGAAGTCGAACCAAACGGCCATCACTACCTGGAAAGTTTCCACCTGGAAGGCACGACTCCCGTCTGGTGTTACGCCCTGGCGGATGCCCTGCTGGAAAAACGCATCTGGATGCAACCCGGAACGAACACAACCTACATCCGCTACACCATGGCGCGGGGCCTTGCTCCCGTGAAGATGTACGCCAAAGCGTTCGTCAACTACCGTGATTATCACGCGACGACGATTGCCGCCGATTGGGCCACCCAAATCGAAACCCTGCACGAGTCGGGAATGAAGATTACGGCGTTTCCCGGAGCCGCACCGCTGTATCTTTTGTGTGATGCCGGCAAAGCCTGGCCGGAAACTGACTGGTATTGGTACGAAGACTTCTTCCTCAGCGTGGAAGAGTATCGCGGCTTCAACGACGTCACCGAAGACCACCTCTATCCCGGCACATTTGAAATTGAACTAAAACCAGGCGACTCCGCGACCATCATCGCCAGCACCGAACCCACCCCCAACCCGGATGGCGGCGCGGCCTTAATCGCCCGGCAGACGTACGAAGCCCACCTGCCGCGGCGCGCGCCGGCGCTGGACGCGCCCCGCTTGCGCCACCTGGCGCTGGCCGCGGACCAGTTCATCGTCCGCCGCGCCACGCCCGCCGACGCCGAAGGCCGCTCCATCATTGCTGGCTATCCCTGGTTCAGCGACTGGGGGCGGGACACGATGATCGCCCTGCCCGGACTCACCCTGACCACCGGGCGCGCGGCGGACGCGGCCAAGATTCTGCGCACGTTTGCCCGTTTTGTGGACCGGGGGATGCTGCCCAACCGCTTCCCGGATGCCGGCGAAACGCCCGAATACAACACGGTGGACGCCACCTTGTGGTATTTTGAGGCCATTCGCGCCTATTTCGCGGCCACTAACGACCTGGAACTGGTGCGCGAGCTGCAACCGGTGCTGGCGGACATTATCGCCTGGCATCAGCGAGGCACGCGCTACCAGATTCATGTCGATGAGGAAGATGGCCTGCTCTTTGCCGGTGAGAAGGGCGTTCAACTAACGTGGATGGACGCCAAAGTGGATGACTGGGTGGTGACGCCGCGCATCGGCAAACCGGTGGAGGTGAATGCGCTCTGGTACAATGCGCTGCGGGTGATGGGGCATTTGTGCCGATCCCTGGAAATGGACACCGCGCCCTACGACACCCTGGCCGACCGCGCGCGCGCCGGTTTTGCCCGCTTTTGGAACGACCGGCGCGGCTGCTGCTACGACGTGCTGGACGGCCCTGCCGGGCACGATGACGCCCTGCGCCCCAACCAACTTTTTGCCGTCTCTTTGCCATATACACCCCTGCCCCCCGCGCGGCAGAAGGCTGTCGTGGATGTGTGCGCCGCGCATCTTCTCACTTCGCATGGCCTGCGTAGCCTGGCTCCCGACGACGAAGCCTACGTAGGCCACTACGGCGGCGACCCCTACGCCCGCGACGGCGCTTATCACCAGGGGACCGTATGGAGCTGGCTGATCGGCCCCTTTGTCAGCGCCCATTTGCGCGTTTACGGTAACCCGCGGCAGGCGCTGGCCTATTTGCGCCCGCTGCTGCATCAACTTGATGACCACGGCGTCGGCAGCGTCAGCGAGATTTTCGATGGCGACCCCCCATTTACGCCGCGCGGCTGTCCGGCGCAGGCGTGGGGCGTTGCCGAACTGTTGCGCGCGTGGCGGCAATGCCAACAGGCGCAGTCGGAGGAGCAATATGAGCAACAATAA
- a CDS encoding cold-shock protein — MAEREVGVVKWFSADKGYGFIARDNAPDIFVHYNAINGRGFRSLEEGQRVEFTVGEGRKGPAAQDVVVIGGQ, encoded by the coding sequence ATGGCAGAACGTGAAGTTGGAGTTGTTAAGTGGTTTAGCGCGGACAAAGGCTACGGCTTTATTGCCCGTGATAACGCCCCTGACATCTTCGTCCATTACAATGCGATCAACGGCCGCGGCTTTCGCTCCCTGGAAGAAGGGCAGCGCGTTGAATTCACCGTCGGTGAAGGACGCAAAGGCCCGGCAGCGCAAGACGTTGTCGTAATTGGCGGTCAATAG
- a CDS encoding ABC transporter ATP-binding protein, translating into MNLPAVQTIDLTRQFDRKVAVDHLNLTVEEGEFFGFLGPNGAGKSTTINMLVGLLRPTSGTALINGIDVWQEPLRAKRLLGVLPEGLNLYKRLSAREFIHFAGTMHGLPHTEASHRTEELLQLMDLGDDADKLIVDYSTGMKKKTALAAAIIHAPRVLFLDEPFEGIDAISGRAIRDTLQRLRAGGTTIMFSSHILEVVERLCTRVGVIAEGKLVASGSIAELRQRAQAGETATLEEIFLRAVGAADVNNQLEGEGRLSWLG; encoded by the coding sequence ATGAATCTACCCGCCGTACAAACCATTGACCTCACGCGACAGTTTGATCGCAAAGTGGCCGTCGATCACCTCAACCTGACCGTCGAGGAAGGCGAGTTTTTTGGCTTCCTGGGGCCAAACGGGGCCGGGAAATCGACCACCATTAACATGCTGGTCGGGCTGCTGCGCCCCACGTCGGGCACGGCCTTGATCAACGGCATCGATGTGTGGCAGGAACCATTGCGGGCAAAACGCCTGCTGGGCGTGCTGCCAGAGGGGCTGAACCTGTACAAACGGTTGTCAGCACGGGAGTTCATCCATTTTGCCGGCACAATGCACGGCCTCCCCCACACCGAAGCCAGCCACCGCACCGAAGAACTCCTGCAACTGATGGACCTCGGCGACGACGCCGACAAACTGATCGTAGACTACTCCACGGGAATGAAAAAAAAGACCGCCCTGGCCGCCGCCATCATTCACGCCCCGCGCGTCCTCTTCCTCGATGAACCCTTCGAGGGCATCGACGCCATCAGCGGGCGGGCCATCCGCGACACCTTGCAGCGGCTACGCGCCGGCGGAACCACCATCATGTTCTCCTCGCACATTTTGGAAGTCGTGGAACGGCTTTGTACCCGCGTCGGCGTCATCGCCGAAGGCAAACTCGTCGCCTCCGGCAGCATTGCCGAACTACGCCAGCGCGCCCAGGCAGGCGAAACCGCCACCCTGGAAGAAATCTTCCTGCGCGCCGTCGGCGCCGCGGATGTCAACAACCAACTGGAAGGTGAAGGACGGCTCTCATGGCTGGGCTGA
- a CDS encoding AMP-binding protein — MDAHGLDSLDALMDRSTKDIGWFWEAVLTQLDIQFYRPYEKIVDTSAGIPWTQWCVGGQMNIAHNCLDKWMGTSTQNRAALRWEGEEGQTRTLTYGDLLREVNRVANGLRALGLGRGDAIGLYMPMTPEIAIALLAIAKIGAVILPLFSGFGEGAIVSRLADANAKALFTADGAPRRGKVVAMKPVADAAVAQVPTIQHVIVQRRAGNEIAWTEGRDIWWSDLVAGQPLTAETTRTDADETLMIIYTSGTTGRPKGAVHSHCGFPIKAAQDMAHGMDMQSSDTMYWVSDMGWMMGPWELFGTLLLGGTMLFYDGAPDYPQPDRLWSLIERHGVTIFGVSPTLVRALIPHGEEIVRAHDLSSLRILGSTGEPWNPEPWWWFFRHVGQGRCPIINYSGGTEISGGIVMGNVLTPVKPCAFSGVPPGMAVDVVDEDGNSVRGQVGELVIRQPWIGMTRGFWRDRARYLAAYWSRFPNLWVHGDWALVDGEGQWYILGRSDDTIKVAGKRVGPAEVESILVNHPAVVEAAAIGIPDELKGQVVVVFCVLVPGTAATPALAAALQAWVAQELGKPLQPRDILFVADLPKTRSAKVMRRVIKAAYLGENAGDLSSLANPGAVEAIRQQAVSVEE, encoded by the coding sequence ATGGATGCCCACGGGTTGGATTCATTGGACGCCTTAATGGACCGCTCCACGAAGGACATTGGCTGGTTTTGGGAAGCTGTGCTGACCCAGCTAGACATCCAGTTTTACCGACCTTATGAGAAAATTGTGGACACGTCTGCCGGCATTCCCTGGACCCAATGGTGCGTTGGCGGCCAGATGAACATCGCTCACAATTGCCTGGACAAATGGATGGGCACATCCACGCAAAACCGCGCCGCCCTGCGTTGGGAAGGGGAAGAAGGCCAGACGCGCACCCTCACCTACGGCGACCTCCTGCGCGAAGTCAACCGCGTCGCCAACGGTCTGCGCGCCCTCGGCCTGGGGCGCGGCGACGCCATTGGCCTCTACATGCCCATGACGCCGGAAATCGCCATCGCCCTGCTGGCCATCGCCAAAATCGGCGCCGTCATCCTGCCCCTGTTTTCCGGTTTTGGCGAAGGGGCCATCGTCAGCCGCCTGGCCGACGCCAACGCCAAAGCCCTCTTCACCGCCGATGGCGCGCCACGACGGGGCAAAGTAGTTGCCATGAAACCGGTGGCGGACGCGGCAGTGGCCCAGGTTCCTACGATACAGCACGTCATTGTGCAGCGGCGTGCCGGCAACGAAATAGCCTGGACCGAAGGGCGCGACATCTGGTGGTCCGACCTGGTGGCCGGGCAGCCCCTCACCGCGGAGACAACGCGCACCGACGCCGACGAGACGCTGATGATCATCTACACGTCGGGGACCACGGGCCGACCGAAAGGAGCCGTCCACAGCCACTGCGGCTTTCCCATCAAAGCGGCGCAGGACATGGCGCACGGCATGGACATGCAATCGTCAGACACCATGTACTGGGTCTCGGACATGGGGTGGATGATGGGGCCGTGGGAGTTGTTTGGCACGCTGCTATTGGGGGGAACGATGCTGTTTTACGACGGCGCGCCCGATTATCCCCAACCGGATCGGCTGTGGTCGCTGATTGAGCGGCACGGCGTGACCATTTTCGGGGTTTCGCCGACGTTGGTGCGGGCGCTGATTCCGCATGGGGAGGAAATCGTGCGCGCACATGACCTGTCTTCGCTGCGCATTCTAGGTTCCACCGGCGAGCCGTGGAACCCGGAACCGTGGTGGTGGTTCTTCCGCCACGTGGGGCAAGGTCGCTGCCCAATCATCAACTACTCCGGCGGCACGGAGATCTCCGGCGGCATCGTCATGGGCAATGTGCTGACGCCGGTGAAGCCCTGCGCCTTTTCCGGGGTGCCGCCGGGCATGGCCGTGGACGTGGTGGATGAGGATGGAAACTCGGTGCGCGGCCAGGTGGGGGAATTGGTGATTCGCCAGCCGTGGATCGGCATGACGCGCGGCTTCTGGCGGGATCGCGCGCGGTATCTGGCGGCTTACTGGTCCCGCTTCCCCAACCTCTGGGTGCATGGGGATTGGGCGTTGGTGGATGGCGAGGGTCAGTGGTACATTCTGGGGCGGTCGGATGATACGATTAAGGTGGCCGGCAAACGTGTCGGCCCGGCGGAAGTTGAATCAATCCTCGTCAACCACCCCGCCGTCGTGGAAGCGGCAGCCATCGGCATTCCCGACGAGCTGAAAGGGCAGGTCGTGGTTGTCTTCTGCGTCCTCGTCCCCGGAACGGCGGCCACGCCCGCCCTGGCGGCGGCGCTGCAAGCGTGGGTGGCGCAGGAATTGGGCAAGCCGCTGCAACCACGAGATATTCTATTTGTGGCTGACCTGCCGAAAACGCGCAGCGCCAAAGTGATGCGGCGCGTGATCAAGGCGGCCTACCTGGGTGAGAACGCGGGCGACCTCTCCTCGCTGGCGAATCCGGGCGCGGTGGAGGCGATCAGGCAGCAGGCCGTGAGCGTGGAGGAGTAG